One Manihot esculenta cultivar AM560-2 chromosome 6, M.esculenta_v8, whole genome shotgun sequence DNA segment encodes these proteins:
- the LOC110616511 gene encoding putative disease resistance protein RGA4 — translation MSVVGQAVLSAFFKVLFDRLGSSELLKYARQEKVYAEFKKWEKILRKIHAVLDDAEEKQLTNQFVKIWLAELRDLAYDVDDILDEFTTEAIHRGLIVESEVSRSKRPKVIQACSNLIPSNVVFRVRMGSKIKGITSRLQEISSQKNDLELRENLEGSSKKVRKRLPTTSLVNESQIFGRERDKEIMLEFLMMDYACDSKICVIAILGMAGVGKTTLAQLVYNDNQVKDCFDLKVWASVSDDFDVLSMTKTILESLTHRTLGADLNLLQVRLQGILTDKKFLLVLDDVWNENYYNWEVLCSPFRSGAPGSKVVVTTRNEGVASIMGAVAAYRLKELPYDSCFPLFTQLALGTNNFDGHPNLKAIGERIVEKCKGLPLAAKTLGSLLQTKGSQDEWEDILNSKIWDLPEEQSNILPALRLSYHYLPSHLKQCFAYCSIFPKDYEFSREQVILLWMAEGFLQQPKGAKRMENLGAKYFDDLLARSFFQQSSRNGALFVMHDLINDLAQYVAGEVCFRLEDGLESVHKARHVSYIRQKYDVFKKFEVLYKTESLRTFLPLPVHMGLGFRNSYLTKKVIDELLPKLRCLRVLSLSGYCINALPNGIGKLKHLRYLDLSHTLIKILPESVSTLCNLETLILHGCGALLNLPAGIVNLISLRHLDIRNTKQLLELPLRIGKLTNLRTLSKFAVGKESGSKLTELKDLLRLRGTLTITGLHNVANISEARDANLQYKQDLQELVMEWSSNIELQNECNDRREVDVLDMLQPHKNLEVLKIEFYPGTTFPSWIGHSSFSKIKSLTLKSCAKCSSLPSLGKLPFLADLFIEGMHSLKSVGLEFYGEDFSLISFPSLKILTFSDMLEWEYWSSTIAEASFDGVFPYLSELCIRNCPKLIRQLPSNLSSLDKLDINKCPLLEVRFPKLLSLSVLSLEECNEVAVSSLADLPSSSLTTLQLRNISNISQLPKKCSLALKVMHIINCNDLTTLWQIVDQSMPIRIEQLEICNCSSFKELPHGLFSSTSLASLKIKRCPKLVSFPKLQSPYMLRHLIIEECESLECLPDGMMMHGSYGSNNICHLESLEIIKCPSLKSFPRGQLPTSLKVLKIWDCMELESLPGMILQSTMSLECLSVRKYTNLDTLPECFDCLTHLTELHISYCVGLEFFPETGLSASNLKRFYVFNCPNLKSLPENMYSLTALQHLGISSCPQLVSFPEGGLPSNLKSIRINNCESLPHLSEWGLHRILTLKDLTISSGWPNLVSIAQECWLPASLTYLRIGKLINLESLSIRLEHLTSLQVLEITECPKLRSLPKEGWPPTLSVLEILDSPILKRQVLQKKGKYASIIANIPRVEIDDVLL, via the coding sequence ATGTCTGTGGTTGGACAAGCAGTTCTATCCGCTTTTTTTAAAGTTCTGTTTGACAGATTGGGTTCTTCTGAATTGCTCAAATATGCACGCCAGGAAAAAGTTTATGCTGAATTCAAGAAATGGGAGAAAATACTGAGAAAAATACATGCAGTACTTGATGATGCAGAAGAGAAGCAGCTGACTAATCAGTTTGTGAAAATTTGGTTAGCTGAGCTTAGAGACCTGGCTTAtgatgtggatgacatattggATGAATTCACCACAGAAGCTATTCATCGTGGATTGATTGTTGAATCAGAAGTCAGCAGAAGTAAGCGACCAAAGGTTATCCAAGCTTGCAGCAACTTAATTCCAAGCAATGTTGTGTTTAGAGTCAGGATGGGATCCAAGATCAAAGGGATCACATCTAGATTACAAGAAATTTCTAGTCAAAAAAATGACTTGGAATTGAGAGAGAATTTGGAAGGAAGCTCCAAGAAAGTAAGAAAAAGACTGCCCACAACTTCTTTGGTGAATGAATCTCAAATTTTTGGAAGGGAAAGAGATAAAGAGATTATGCTTGAGTTCTTGATGATGGATTATGCATGTGATAGCAAAATCTGTGTAATTGCAATATTGGGCATGGCTGGGGTGGGTAAGACTACTCTTGCCCAACTAGTCTACAATGATAACCAAGTGAAGGATTGTTTTGATCTGAAGGTGTGGGCTTCTGTATCTGATgattttgatgttttaagcatgacaAAAACAATTCTTGAGTCACTCACTCACAGGACCCTTGGTGCAGACTTAAATTTGCTTCAAGTTAGACTACAGGGTATCCTAACAGACAAGAAGTTTCTGCTTGTTCTAGATGATGTATGGAATGAAAACTACTATAACTGGGAAGTCCTTTGCAGTCCCTTTAGAAGTGGAGCACCAGGGAGTAAAGTAGTTGTGACAACTCGCAATGAAGGTGTTGCATCAATTATGGGTGCTGTTGCAGCTTATCGTCTAAAAGAGTTGCCATATGACAGTTGTTTCCCTTTGTTCACTCAACTTGCATTGGGAACTAATAATTTTGATGGTCATCCAAACCTTAAAGCAATTGGTGAGAGAATAGTGGAAAAATGTAAAGGCCTACCTTTGGCCGCTAAAACACTTGGTAGTCTGTTGCAAACTAAAGGGAGTCAGGATGAATGGGAGGATATATTGAACAGCAAAATATGGGACTTACCAGAAGAGCAAAGCAATATTCTTCCTGCTCTAAGGTTGAGCTACCACTATTTGCCCTCTCATTTGAAGCAGTGCTTTGCTTACTGCTCAATTTTCCCAAAGGACTATGAGTTCAGCAGGGAGCAGGTGATTCTTCTATGGATGGCAGAAGGTTTCTTGCAACAACCAAAAGGAGCAAAGCGAATGGAAAATTTGGGGGCAAAGTACTTTGATGATCTATTGGCAAGATCATTCTTTCAGCAATCAAGCAGAAATGGAGCACTATTTGTAATGCATGATCTCATCAATGATTTGGCCCAATATGTTGCTGGAGAAGTCTGCTTCAGATTGGAAGATGGGCTAGAGAGCGTGCATAAAGCTCGTCATGTGTCTTACATCCGTCAAAAATATGATGTCTTCAAAAAATTTGAGGTACTTTACAAAACTGAAAGCTTACGAACTTTCTTACCACTTCCAGTTCACATGGGACTTGGTTTTCGCAATTCTTATTTGACAAAAAAGGTAATAGATGAGTTGCTGCCAAAGCTAAGATGTTTAAGAGTCTTGTCCTTGAGTGGCTATTGCATAAATGCGCTGCCAAATGGGATTGGCAAGTTAAAACATTTACGTTACCTTGATCTATCTCACACTTTGATCAAAATTTTGCCCGAGTCTGTGAGCACTCTCTGCAATTTAGAAACACTAATCTTACATGGTTGTGGTGCTCTCTTGAATTTGCCTGCAGGCATTGTGAACCTCATTAGTCTGCGTCATCTTGACATTAGGAATACAAAACAATTGCTAGAGTTGCCCTTAAGGATTGGTAAACTGACAAATTTGAGGACACTGTCTAAATTCGCGGTGGGAAAAGAGAGTGGATcaaagttaacagagttgaaggACTTGTTGCGTCTTCGTGGGACACTAACTATTACTGGATTGCATAATGTCGCAAACATCTCTGAAGCTAGGGATGCAAATTTACAGTATAAGCAAGATCTTCAAGAGTTAGTCATGGAATGGAGCAGTAATATTGAACTCCAAAATGAATGTAATGACAGAAGGGAAGTGGATGTACTTGACATGCTGCAACCTCACAAAAACTTGGAAGTactgaaaattgaattttatccAGGTACAACATTTCCGAGTTGGATTGGGCATTCTTCATTCTCCAAAATCAAGAGCTTGACTCTCAAAAGTTGTGCTAAATGCTCTTCACTGCCATCACTAGGGAAATTGCCCTTTCTTGCAGATTTGTTCATTGAAGGCATGCATAGTCTAAAAAGTGTAGGTCTTGAATTCTATGGGGAAGATTTTTCTCTCATATCTTTTCCATCCTTGAAGATATTAACTTTCAGTGATATGCTAGAATGGGAGTATTGGTCTTCTACAATTGCAGAAGCTTCTTTTGACGGTGTATTCCCCTACCTCTCTGAGCTTTGCATAAGGAATTGTCCTAAGTTGATAAGGCAATTGCCAAGCAACCTATCCTCACTTGATAAGCTTGACATTAATAAATGCCCATTATTAGAAGTTCGGTTTCCCAAACTTTTGTCTCTTAGTGTCTTGAGTTTGGAAGAATGTAATGAGGTTGCAGTAAGTAGTTTAGCTGATCTCCCATCATCTTCACTCACTACCTTGCAACTTCGGAACATTTCAAACATTAGCCAATTGCCTAAGAAATGCTCACTAGCACTTAAAGTTATGCATATTATTAATTGCAATGACCTGACAACTTTATGGCAGATTGTAGATCAATCGATGCCCATTAGAATTGAGCAATTAGAAATATGCAACTGCAGCAGCTTCAAAGAACTGCCACATGGGTTATTCAGCTCCACATCACTTGCAAGCTTGAAGATCAAGCGATGCCCAAAACTTGTGTCTTTCCCAAAGTTGCAGTCTCCATACATGCTTAGACATCTCATCATTGAAGAATGTGAATCTTTGGAATGCCTACCTGATGGAATGATGATGCATGGAAGCTATGGAAGCAACAACATTTGCCATCTTGAAAGTTTGGAAATCATTAAATGTCCATCGCTCAAATCTTTTCCTAGAGGTCAGTTACCAACCAGCCTAAAGGTACTCAAGATTTGGGATTGCATGGAGTTGGAATCACTCCCTGGAATGATATTGCAGAGCACCATGTCACTTGAGTGCCTTAGTGTGAGGAAATATACAAATTTGGACACCTTACCTGAGTGCTTTGATTGTCTCACTCATCTTACTGAATTGCACATAAGCTATTGTGTAGGTTTAGAGTTTTTCCCAGAAACTGGCCTATCTGCTTCAAACCTCAAAAGGTTTTATGTCTTTAATTGTCCAAATCTCAAATCCTTACCTGAAAACATGTATAGCCTCACGGCACTCCAACATTTAGGAATATCTAGTTGTCCACAGCTTGTGTCATTTCCTGAAGGTGGGTTACCCTCCAACCTAAAATCAATTCGGATAAATAATTGCGAGAGTCTCCCACATCTATCTGAGTGGGGATTGCACAGAATCCTCACACTCAAGGATTTAACTATTTCTAGTGGATGGCCAAATTTGGTATCTATTGCACAAGAGTGTTGGCTTCCTGCATCTCTAACATATCTTCGTATTGGAAAGCTCATTAATCTAGAGTCCTTATCCATAAGGCTTGAACACCTTACCTCACTTCAGGTGCTAGAGATTACAGAATGTCCAAAGCTCCGTTCCTTGCCAAAGGAAGGGTGGCCTCCTACTCTTTCTGTCCTAGAAATTTTGGACTCTCCTATTTTGAAAAGGCAGGTGTTGCAGAAGAAAGGAAAATATGCATCCATTATAGCCAATATACCTCGTGTGGAGATAGATGATGTGTTGCTGTAA